From Pelagibacterium flavum:
AGGGCGCGCCATCCTCTTCTTCGCGAAGATTTGGCCGTTTCCCGTTGCATGTAGTTACGCACGACGCTATCTATGTCGGCTACAAACGGTTCTGGAGCTTTCTGCGTTTCATATTGCGGATCGTTTCGAGTATTTTTACCGCGCTTCTTTGAAGCGCTCTAGGCGCCCTTCGTCTAGCGGTCAGGACGCCGCCCTCTCACGGCGGTAACACGGGTTCGAGTCCCGTAGGGCGCGCCAAGTTTTTCGCAATTTCGCAGTCGCGGTCGAAACACTCCCCACATCACCCCCTGCCACCCATGGTTTCCCGATGGAATCGGTTTTGCTCTTGACTGCCGGCCGGTCTTGTAAAGAAACCACCTGCCGACTGTTGCGGGTGATACAGTAAGCCTCAACCAGTGAGGCACCATGACCACGACGTTCTTGATTCAATCGTTCCAGCAACGCGGACGCAAGCTGGTGTCTGATCCCCTGCAAAGGGCGAAGACGGCCGAAAGTGCGATTGCAACGGCGGTGCGTATTGCTCCCTCAAAGGCCGGTGTTGTGGCTTTTTCCCAAGAGGTCGACGTCGAGACCGATTGCTATGATGAGCCGCTGGTGCTGTTCAAAACAGGGATGTTGCCCGCTGAGCTTCTCGATTGAACCTGGCCGGTAAAATTTCTTTACTGGCCCGACTCGGCTGATAAGGTCGCGGCACTTCCAATCCAACGACGGACCTTTCCGCAATGACTGATGCCAACGCTCCGCTCGATGCCGTGCTTTCCCATGTCGATGCCCATATCGAGGAAAGTCTCGAGCGGCTGTTTACGCTCTTGCGGATTGCCTCCATTTCCACTGACCCCACCTATGCAGGCGAATGTCACAAGGCGGCCGAATGGCTGACCAATGAACTGCAGGGTCTCGATTTCGATTCTGCGGTACGCCCTACCCCCGGCCATCCGATGGTAGTGGGGCACCAGCGCAGCGCTGTGGGGCCAAACGTGCTGTTTTACGGGCACTACGATGTTCAGCCTGTCGATCCGATCGAACTTTGGACGAGCGAGCCGTTCGAGCCCAGGATCGGCGAGGAGAATGGACGGAAGGTGATTCTTGCTCGCGGCGCGTCGGACGACAAGGGCCAGTTGATGACCTTCATCGAAGCCTGCCGGGCGTATAAGGCCGTCCGCGGCTCGCTGCCGGTCGGCGTCACGGTGCTACTCGAAGGCGAGGAAGAATCCGGCTCCCCATCGCTCGATGGCTTCCTCAAAGACAACGCCGAGGAACTCAGGGCCGACATCGCACTGGTGTGCGACACTGACATGTGGGACGAGGAGACGCCCTCGATCATAACCATGTTGCGCGGGCTGATGGCCGACAATGTGGAGATCCAGGCGGCGAGCCGTGACTTGCATTCGGGCATGTATGGGAATGCGGCGCGCAATCCCAATCAGGTACTGGCCGAAATCATCGCCTCTCTGCGCAATCCCGACGGATCGGTTGCCGTCGAAGGCTTCTATGACGATGTGCCGGAACTGCCCACCGAAGTCGCGGAGCAATGGAAGCGGCTGCCGTTCGATGAGAAGGCTTATCTCGGCGCTGTGGGTCTGTCCGAGCCTGCCGGCGAGAAGAACCGCTCAGTTCTCGAACAGATCACTTCGCGCCCCACTTGCGAAATCAACGGTATGTGGGGTGGCTATACTGGCGACGGCTTCAAGACAGTGATCCCGGCCAAGGCTGGGGCCAAGATTTCTTTCCGACTCGTGGGCAATCAGGACCCGCACAAGATCCGCAAGGCATTCCGCGCGCATGTCGAGGCTCGGGTGCCCGCCGATTGCACCGTGACCTTCCATGAACACGGCGCGAGCCCGGCATCGGTCGTTCCTTCGGACGGCGCCATGCTGCAAAAGGCGCTCGGCGCGCTGACCGACGAGTGGGGCCGCGAGGCCGCTATCGCGGGCTCGGGCGGATCGATCCCCATTGTAGGCGATTTCAAGCGCAAGCTGGGCATGGATTCGCTTCTGATCGGATACGCCCAGACGGACGACCGCATCCATTCGCCCAACGAAAAATATAATCTTGAGAGCTACCACAAGGGCATCCGGTCATGGGTGCGGGTGCTCGATGCGCTGTCGAAATAATTGTAGCAACCTGATCTGTCGCCAACCCATTTCGTATTGACCAAGAGTGCAAGCGAAAGGGTCAAGCGAATGGCAAAGGTAGCGTGGGTGCTTGGCGGCGGTTCGGGAATCGGCGCCGAGACGGTCAAACAGCTTTCGCGGCGTGGATGGACGGTTGCGATATCGGGGCGACGCGAACAGCCGCTCAACGCGCTCTCGGTCAGTCACGGCGCGCGCCCCTACCCTCTCGACGTTACCGACTTCGACGCGGTAAAGACTACCGTCTCCCGCATCGCCGAGGACCTTGGCAAGATCGATCTCGTTATCTTTTCGGTCGCCGCCTGGGAGGTCACTGAGCCGGGTCGGTACGACTACGAAAGCTATGCCAAAATCATAGATACCAATCTGCTGGGCGCCATGCGGGTTATCGACCCGGTGGTGGCTCAGATGCGCAAGCAGCGGTCTGGGGAAATCGCGCTGGTGGCTTCCGTGGCCGGCTATTTCGGACTGCCGCGCTCGGCAGCCTATTCTTCGGGGAAATCGGCAATGATTGCGTTGGCCGAGACTATGCGAACCGAACTTGCCTCCGACAATATCAGCGTCCGGCTGGTCTGCCCCGGGTTTGTGAGAACCGACCTTACGGCCAAGAACGACTTCCCGATGCCGTTTCTGATGGAGGCAGAAGAGGCGGGCAAGCGGATAGCGAATGGCTTGCTCAACTCGCGAAAGTTCGAGATCGCTTTTCCCCTGCCCTTCGTCCTGATCCTGAAGACGATCCGGCTGCTGCCCTATCCGATGTTTTTTGCCTTGATGTCGCGACTGATCTCGCAACCGTCGAAATGATAAAGGGCGGCCCAGTGGTCGCCCTTTTCGGTTTCACTCTTGGACGACCTCAGCATTTTCCACAAGTGCCGTAAGCTTTTCGATTTCTGCGGTATAGGCGCCATAGGTCCTGATCCACCAGGCCGGCCAGTCGCCCACCTGACCCGCTGCGACAGCGGGTATGAGTTCGGCCAGCGGTTGAGCGTCGACTGCCTCCCGCGTTGCCGTTCCGAACCGATCGTCGAGGAGCAGAACGTCAGCGGGATAAGTGTCGGCATTCTCCCAGCTCAGAATGCCCCAATACTCTCCTTCGGGCGCATCTGGTTCAACCATGTTCAGGCCCCAGGATGCGAAATCGTTGAGTTCCGCTGCGCCGGTGGGTGCAGCGACGTACAAGCTATCGGTGTCGGCCCATGCGGCCATAACCGTCAGGCCCGGCTTTGCCTCGGCAGCCGCCGTGAGCTGGGCGCGCGCCTGGTTAAACGCAGTTCGCTTCTGCTCGATTTCGGGGGCGTCGAGATCGGCACCCAGCGCCTCCGCCAGCCTGCCATAGTCCTCGATCAACCCCAGAACTGAATCTCCCTGGAGCACGCCGACGATCGGGGCGATGTCGGCGAACTGGCCATCGGGACGCATCGCGTCGCCGCCGCTGTAGTCACCCGTGCGCGGCCAGTATTCGGTCACGATCAGATCGGCATCGAACGCCAGCAGGCTTTCGGCCTGCAGTTCATTGTAGGCCGTGCGGACAATTTCGATGCCGGAAAGGTCGAATTCGGCGTAGCTTTTTTCAGAGGTACTATCGTCGGTGAATATGCCGACCGGTTCAATGCCGAACTGCATGAGTCCTGCCGCAGAGGATGAGAAAGCCACGATCCGTTCGGGCGGGCTGTCGAGGGTAATCGTGTTGCCTGCACCGTCGGTGAAACTCCATTCCTGGGCGATAGCCAAGGACGCCGTTCCCGCCATGAGGACAGCAAGGGCAGATGTGATCGTCAGGCGTTTCATGAAACGCTCCCTTACGCTTGGGTTATTGTTCGAGCGTTTCGGCGAGAATCGGCACGAAACGGTCCATCATCCAGGGGATCGACAGCGGTGAGGGTGCCGACACCGCCATGACGAAGGCCCGGTCGATCAGGGGCACGAAATTATCGTTGGCAATGGGCTTCCAGCGCGCAAACAGCGGATTCGACAAGATGGCATCGAGATCATCCTGGCTGGAATACCAGGCGATGAAGACTTCGGCGTCAACGCCGTCGAGTTGTTCGAAACTGACCTGCTGCACATAGTTGTCGGTCGGCAGATCGTTTAGCGCCTCTGCCGGCACCAATCCTAGATCTTCCATCAGATGCACGCGAGGGTCCGAAGGAACGTAAAGCCCGACGCTGCCCGCGTCCGAACCGCCACCAAAGGCAAAGGTGCGACCGGCAAATTGAGGATTTTCCGCTGCATATTCAGCGATGCGGTCCTGAGTACTGTCGACAAGACCGGACGCTTCTTCGCTACGCCCCATCGCTGCGCCGACCGTTTCGACCACATATTGCCAGCTGCCGGTCCACGGCGCTTCCTTGAAGGCGACGGTGGGAGCGATGGCCGACAGGCGGTCGTAGTCGTCCTGGCTGATGCCACTATACGGCGCCAGTATAAGATCAGGCTCGAGTTCGAGAATCTGCTCAAACGGCAGGCCATTGGCAGTGTCGAGAGCTACTGGAACGTCCTCCCCTAGTTCCTCTATCGCTTCCTTTACCCATGGCAGGTAGCCGTTTTCATCGCCGCCCCATGTCTGGCTCTGGATGGCAATCGGCACTTCGCCCAGAGCCAATACGGTGTCTTGTGCCATCCAGCTGATGGTCACTATGCGTTCGGCTTTGGCTTCGATGACCGTCTCGCCGTAAAAATGATCGAGCGTGACGGGAAACGTGTCCTGCCCGGATGCGGGCATGGCGATAAGGGCCACGGCAGATGCCGCTGCCAATGCAATATGTCTCATGATTTCCTCATGTTTCAGCCGGTCGGGGTTCGGCGTGAGGAATCGAACCGCGGGGAATGACCATCGGCGTTCTAGCTAATGGATCTTCGATGATGATGCAGGGCAGACCGAAGACCTCTTCAACAAGGTTTGCGGTGATGATCTCGCCGGGAGCGCCTTCGGCGAGAATTTGTCCGTCCCGCATCGCGATGATGTGGCTTGCGTAGCGGCAGGCGTGATTAAGGTCGTGCAGCACGGCGACAACCGTGTGGCCGTCGCGCTTGTTGAGTGTGCTCAGAAGTTCGAGAAGCTCGATCTGGTGGGCAATATCAAGGTAGGTGGTTGGCTCGTCCAGCAACAGC
This genomic window contains:
- a CDS encoding dipeptidase, translated to MTDANAPLDAVLSHVDAHIEESLERLFTLLRIASISTDPTYAGECHKAAEWLTNELQGLDFDSAVRPTPGHPMVVGHQRSAVGPNVLFYGHYDVQPVDPIELWTSEPFEPRIGEENGRKVILARGASDDKGQLMTFIEACRAYKAVRGSLPVGVTVLLEGEEESGSPSLDGFLKDNAEELRADIALVCDTDMWDEETPSIITMLRGLMADNVEIQAASRDLHSGMYGNAARNPNQVLAEIIASLRNPDGSVAVEGFYDDVPELPTEVAEQWKRLPFDEKAYLGAVGLSEPAGEKNRSVLEQITSRPTCEINGMWGGYTGDGFKTVIPAKAGAKISFRLVGNQDPHKIRKAFRAHVEARVPADCTVTFHEHGASPASVVPSDGAMLQKALGALTDEWGREAAIAGSGGSIPIVGDFKRKLGMDSLLIGYAQTDDRIHSPNEKYNLESYHKGIRSWVRVLDALSK
- a CDS encoding SDR family NAD(P)-dependent oxidoreductase, with translation MAKVAWVLGGGSGIGAETVKQLSRRGWTVAISGRREQPLNALSVSHGARPYPLDVTDFDAVKTTVSRIAEDLGKIDLVIFSVAAWEVTEPGRYDYESYAKIIDTNLLGAMRVIDPVVAQMRKQRSGEIALVASVAGYFGLPRSAAYSSGKSAMIALAETMRTELASDNISVRLVCPGFVRTDLTAKNDFPMPFLMEAEEAGKRIANGLLNSRKFEIAFPLPFVLILKTIRLLPYPMFFALMSRLISQPSK
- a CDS encoding ABC transporter substrate-binding protein, which translates into the protein MKRLTITSALAVLMAGTASLAIAQEWSFTDGAGNTITLDSPPERIVAFSSSAAGLMQFGIEPVGIFTDDSTSEKSYAEFDLSGIEIVRTAYNELQAESLLAFDADLIVTEYWPRTGDYSGGDAMRPDGQFADIAPIVGVLQGDSVLGLIEDYGRLAEALGADLDAPEIEQKRTAFNQARAQLTAAAEAKPGLTVMAAWADTDSLYVAAPTGAAELNDFASWGLNMVEPDAPEGEYWGILSWENADTYPADVLLLDDRFGTATREAVDAQPLAELIPAVAAGQVGDWPAWWIRTYGAYTAEIEKLTALVENAEVVQE
- a CDS encoding iron-siderophore ABC transporter substrate-binding protein, whose amino-acid sequence is MRHIALAAASAVALIAMPASGQDTFPVTLDHFYGETVIEAKAERIVTISWMAQDTVLALGEVPIAIQSQTWGGDENGYLPWVKEAIEELGEDVPVALDTANGLPFEQILELEPDLILAPYSGISQDDYDRLSAIAPTVAFKEAPWTGSWQYVVETVGAAMGRSEEASGLVDSTQDRIAEYAAENPQFAGRTFAFGGGSDAGSVGLYVPSDPRVHLMEDLGLVPAEALNDLPTDNYVQQVSFEQLDGVDAEVFIAWYSSQDDLDAILSNPLFARWKPIANDNFVPLIDRAFVMAVSAPSPLSIPWMMDRFVPILAETLEQ